CTCCGGTAAGTTTGCCCAAAGAGTACCTGGTCACTTAAGAAATCTACTGTCTGCAGAGTCAGGCTGCAATGATGGTATGgcctttccttttttatttctttctatgAATTTAATCCTACATCCCGGTAATGGAAGAGAAATTGTCAAAGATTGGATTTGCGTTACTATCCTGTATGAGTGTTTGTTTGGATGCTTGCTAGGTTGCTTCATTGGTTATGTAGGCAGAATCACCATCAGGTTTGccgaaaagaaaaacattaTCGATCGTGAGTCGTTCTTAGCATTTTACGTTGTCCTGGCGTTCATGTGTGCTGGGTTCGGCTCCATTTTGGGTGTGGATGACCTATTGGTATCATTTGCAGCCGGTGCGACTTTCGCTTGGGATGGGTGGTTTTCTCAAAAGACACAAGAAAGTAATGTTTCTACCGTGATTGATTTGCTACTAAACTATGCGTATTTTATCTATTTTGGTGCCATTATACCTTGGAGTCAATTCAACAACGGTGAAATTGGCACAAACGTCTGGCGTTTAATTATACTTTCGATAGTGGTCATCTTTTTACGTAGGATCCCTGCAGTCATGATATTAAGACCTCTTATACCTGATATAAAATCGTGGCGTGAGGCACTTTTTGTGGGCCATTTTGGTCCTATTGGTGTAGGTGCAATTTTTGCCGCTATACTAGCTCGTGGAGAATTAGAGTCTACCTTTAGTGACGAACCCACTCCTTTAAATGTTGTACCATCAAAAGAGGAAAGTAAACATTGGCAGCTGATAGCCTGTATATGGCCAATAACTtgttttttcattgttacTTCTATCATAGTTCATGGTTCTTCAGTTGCAATCATAACTCTAGGTCGTCATTTGAACACGATAACGTTAACCAAAACATTCACTACACACACCACCAATGGTGATAATGGGAAAAGTTCATGGATGCAAAGGTTGCCATCGTTGGATAAAGCTGGACGATCATTTTCATTGCATCGTATGGATACTCAAATGACTTTATCAGGGGATGAAGGTGAAGCAGAAGAAGGAGGAGGTCGTAAGGGACTAGCAGGAggtgaagatgaagaaggatTAAACAATGATCAAATTGGTAGCGTCGCAACGAGCGGAATTCCTGCAAGACCCGCTGGTGGTATGCCAAGGAGGAGGAAATTGtcaagaaaagagaaaagattGAACAGAAGACAGAAACTGAGAAACAAAGGTagagaaatattttcatcaagatctaaaaatgaaatgtatgatgacgatgagtTGAATGATCTGGGACGAGAAAGgttgcaaaaagaaaaggaagcaCGCGCCGCCACATTTGCATTGAGCACAGCCGTCAATACACAACGTAATGAGGAGATTGGAATGGGTggagatgaagaagaagatgagtACACACCGGAAAAGGAATATAGCGATAATTACAATAACACACCAAGTTTTGAGTCGTCTGAAAGATCTTCATCTCTCCGAGGAAGAACTTACGTACCAAGAAACCGTTACGATGGAGAAGAGACAGAAAGCGAGATTGAAAGCGAAGACGAGatggaaaatgaaagtgaAAGATCAATGGCCAGTAGTGAAGAGAGGAGAATTcgaaaaatgaaagaggaagaaatgaaaCCTGGTACTGCTTATTTAGATGGTAATAGAAtgattattgaaaataagCAAGGTGAAATCTTGAATCAAGTAGATATCGAGGATCGCAATGAGGCGAGAGATGACGAAGTTAGTGTTGATAGTACAGCCCATTCAAGTTTAACTACCACAATGACCAATCTATCCAGTAGTAGTGGGGGAAGGTTAAAGAGAATTTTAACTCCCACATCTTTAGGAAAGATACATTCATTGGTTGATAAAGGAAaggataaaaataaaaacagcAAGTATCATGCATTTAAAATAGACAATCTGTTAATCATCGAGAATGAGGACGGTGATGTTATAAAAAGATACAAGATAAATCCTCATAAatctgatgatgataaaagtaaaaacCGCCCAAGAAACGATAGTGTTGTATCAAGAGCTTTAACAGCAGTAGGACTAAAGAGCAAAGCGAACAGCGGCGTACCGCCTCCAgtagatgaagaaaaagccaTCGAAGGACCCTCCAGGAAGGGCCCAGGGatgttaaagaaaaggacaTTAACACCTGCGCCACCGAGAGGAGTTCAAGATTCCTTAGATCTGGAAGATGAACCTTCATCTGAGGAGGATTTAGGTGATAGTTATAACATGGACGATAGTGAAGATTACGACGATAATGCATATGAATCAGAAACTGAATTCGAAAGACAAAGAAGGTTAAATGCGTTAGGTGAGATGACGGCACCAGCGGATCAAGATGACGAAGAGTTGCCGCCCTTACCTGTGGAGGCACAAACAGGAAACGATGGTCCAGGTACAGcggaaggaaaaaaaaagcaaaagagTGCTGCTGTTAAGTCGGCGCTATCAAAAACGCTTGGTCTCAATAAGTAATTTATTAATACACAAagatatattattttagtatatatataaacgAAATgccttttttatttacatGTGTCGGAAATAGAGTAGATGCGGTAAAGAGGGGGAGGGGGGGGGGGTATGCGGTTTTGTCATTACTCTTTTCCGTTAAACTTAAAAGCTTAAAACATCATTGATAAAGGTTTTTAGTGAGGTTTCACTGGGGTTCACATTGATGAAATCTAATTGTCTGTAGGAGCCATTGTTCAAAAATCCGCGGCTGATATCTGAATATTGAATGATGTATTTATCATCTTGGGCAGTGTTCGTAGGAAATCGTAAATTCAAGACACGATGGGTCAAAACATCAGTCAATTGGTATTGCTGTATTAGGTTATCTGGTAAAGAAatgttgatttttttcataagATTCTGATATTTGTTTAACTTCCAGTGTGACTTGAGAAGAAATTCTTGGAGGCCTTTTTGTTCAGATAACCAAGCATCCGGATTGGTCTGGTCGAAATCAGGTAAAAGATCTTGAATGTAATCTGACGTGATCTTATAGTCTGTCTGGCATTGTGGAGTTCTTAAGATAACAGaattttcttgtaatttcaaaagaggCCTCATTGAGGTGGTAACAATGTTATCGAATTCGT
Above is a genomic segment from Saccharomyces cerevisiae S288C chromosome XII, complete sequence containing:
- the NHA1 gene encoding Nha1p (Na+/H+ antiporter; involved in sodium and potassium efflux through the plasma membrane; required for alkali cation tolerance at acidic pH) — encoded protein: MAIWEQLEVSKAHVAYACVGVFSSIFSLVSLYVKEKLYIGESTVAGIFGLIVGPVCLNWFNPLKWGNSDSITLEITRIVLCLQIFAVAVELPRKYMLKHWVSVTMLLLPVMTAGWLIIGLFVWILIPGLNFSASLLISACITATDPILAQSVVSGKFAQRVPGHLRNLLSAESGCNDGMAFPFLFLSMNLILHPGNGREIVKDWICVTILYECLFGCLLGCFIGYVGRITIRFAEKKNIIDRESFLAFYVVLAFMCAGFGSILGVDDLLVSFAAGATFAWDGWFSQKTQESNVSTVIDLLLNYAYFIYFGAIIPWSQFNNGEIGTNVWRLIILSIVVIFLRRIPAVMILRPLIPDIKSWREALFVGHFGPIGVGAIFAAILARGELESTFSDEPTPLNVVPSKEESKHWQLIACIWPITCFFIVTSIIVHGSSVAIITLGRHLNTITLTKTFTTHTTNGDNGKSSWMQRLPSLDKAGRSFSLHRMDTQMTLSGDEGEAEEGGGRKGLAGGEDEEGLNNDQIGSVATSGIPARPAGGMPRRRKLSRKEKRLNRRQKLRNKGREIFSSRSKNEMYDDDELNDLGRERLQKEKEARAATFALSTAVNTQRNEEIGMGGDEEEDEYTPEKEYSDNYNNTPSFESSERSSSLRGRTYVPRNRYDGEETESEIESEDEMENESERSMASSEERRIRKMKEEEMKPGTAYLDGNRMIIENKQGEILNQVDIEDRNEARDDEVSVDSTAHSSLTTTMTNLSSSSGGRLKRILTPTSLGKIHSLVDKGKDKNKNSKYHAFKIDNLLIIENEDGDVIKRYKINPHKSDDDKSKNRPRNDSVVSRALTAVGLKSKANSGVPPPVDEEKAIEGPSRKGPGMLKKRTLTPAPPRGVQDSLDLEDEPSSEEDLGDSYNMDDSEDYDDNAYESETEFERQRRLNALGEMTAPADQDDEELPPLPVEAQTGNDGPGTAEGKKKQKSAAVKSALSKTLGLNK